One Thermodesulfobacteriota bacterium DNA window includes the following coding sequences:
- a CDS encoding phosphoadenylyl-sulfate reductase codes for MSLSGSISKKTPGPETGKRIFAPDEVRELNLRFERGGADEVLRWAYDNLHPRVALASSFQAQGMVLIDMLMAIDSGARIFTLDTGRLNQETYDIMDEVRKRYGARIEVVFPDKTEVEEMVLERGVNLFYKGKENRILCCDIRKVRPLRRYLVNMDGWITSIRRDQLETRAEARKFEIDEANGGILKINPLVDWTSKMVWDYIKERKVPYNKLHDMGYPSIGCAPCTRAVKPGEDERAGRWWWENDSDKECGLHFNHNGD; via the coding sequence ATCAGTTTATCGGGATCCATAAGTAAAAAAACACCCGGCCCTGAGACCGGGAAGCGGATATTCGCTCCGGACGAGGTCAGAGAGCTGAACCTCAGGTTCGAGCGCGGCGGCGCTGACGAGGTACTCAGGTGGGCTTACGATAATCTGCATCCGAGGGTCGCGCTCGCGTCGAGCTTCCAGGCGCAGGGCATGGTGCTCATAGACATGCTCATGGCTATCGACAGCGGAGCCAGGATATTCACGCTCGACACGGGCAGGCTCAATCAGGAGACCTACGACATCATGGACGAGGTAAGAAAAAGGTACGGAGCCAGGATAGAGGTCGTTTTCCCCGATAAAACTGAAGTCGAGGAGATGGTGCTCGAGCGGGGAGTGAATTTATTTTACAAGGGGAAAGAGAACAGGATACTCTGCTGCGACATAAGGAAAGTGAGGCCTCTCAGACGCTACCTCGTGAACATGGACGGCTGGATCACGTCCATAAGGCGCGACCAGCTCGAGACCAGGGCCGAGGCCCGGAAGTTCGAGATCGATGAAGCGAACGGCGGCATATTGAAGATAAACCCGCTCGTCGACTGGACGAGCAAGATGGTGTGGGATTATATAAAGGAGCGGAAGGTTCCCTACAACAAGCTCCACGACATGGGCTACCCAAGCATCGGCTGTGCCCCGTGTACGCGCGCGGTCAAGCCCGGCGAGGACGAGAGGGCGGGGCGCTGGTGGTGGGAGAACGATTCCGACAAGGAATGCGGTCTCCACTTTAACCACAACGGGGATTAG
- a CDS encoding inorganic phosphate transporter — translation MDLVLPIAIVLSAFLALNIGANNSAASMATAYGAGVRTKREATVMIAIFAVLGALLAGTPVVKTLGNGLVPGTIFSTHIGLVIIIFLIAIIFISWANISRVPVATTHALVCAIVGVGLYSKSLNGEKFFEIVIWWVITPLVALTVNYLIAKHLYLRTLQFLTDRYSEGSINKILSILITMSGVFVAFSAGANNSANSVGPLVGLGLVNASAGAVMAGAAMGVGAILFGGRVLDSVGKEITEICILRAVSVEFTGAAIILVASLFGVPVSLAEIVTSGIIGFSLAQQGFSVTAQNRHVVRIAFFWFVIPFVAVAMGYFLSSLYFSYDVAAMISRNFGH, via the coding sequence TTGGATTTAGTCCTTCCTATAGCTATCGTTCTATCCGCATTCCTGGCCCTTAACATCGGTGCGAACAATTCGGCGGCTTCCATGGCTACGGCTTACGGCGCCGGCGTGAGAACGAAAAGGGAAGCGACCGTAATGATTGCAATATTTGCCGTGCTGGGGGCGCTACTCGCCGGCACGCCCGTAGTTAAAACACTCGGGAACGGCCTTGTCCCCGGGACGATTTTCTCAACCCACATCGGACTCGTGATAATCATCTTCCTCATCGCGATTATTTTTATATCATGGGCGAACATATCCCGCGTTCCGGTGGCCACCACTCACGCTCTAGTCTGCGCGATAGTGGGGGTCGGCCTCTACTCGAAATCGCTGAACGGCGAGAAATTTTTCGAGATCGTCATCTGGTGGGTTATAACGCCTCTCGTGGCGCTCACGGTGAATTACCTCATCGCCAAGCACCTGTATTTGAGAACGCTGCAGTTCCTGACGGACAGGTACTCGGAGGGGAGCATAAATAAAATACTTTCAATCCTGATAACCATGTCGGGCGTGTTCGTCGCCTTTTCCGCCGGAGCGAACAATTCTGCAAATTCCGTCGGGCCGCTCGTGGGCCTGGGGCTCGTGAACGCAAGCGCCGGGGCGGTAATGGCCGGAGCCGCGATGGGCGTGGGGGCCATACTTTTCGGCGGCAGGGTCCTCGACAGCGTCGGCAAGGAAATCACAGAGATCTGCATATTGAGGGCGGTCTCGGTCGAGTTTACGGGGGCGGCAATCATCCTGGTGGCCTCGCTCTTCGGCGTCCCCGTATCGCTCGCGGAGATCGTAACGTCCGGAATAATAGGGTTCTCTCTCGCACAGCAGGGATTTTCCGTTACGGCACAGAACCGCCATGTGGTCAGGATAGCGTTCTTCTGGTTCGTCATACCCTTCGTGGCCGTGGCTATGGGGTATTTCCTGTCTTCCCTGTATTTCAGCTACGATGTCGCGGCTATGATAAGCAGGAATTTCGGTCATTAG
- a CDS encoding nuclear transport factor 2 family protein: MPPDSDKDLVLEVNERFYRALGSRDLSLMDTVFVHDERAGCTHPGWVMLRGWEAIRQSWENVFDPEDTLDIKLHNVTVDVNGDAACVTCVQELTYINRTPVMMNVSVSTNLFERTESGWLMVIHHASPIPFVAEEKERGKNNNLQ, encoded by the coding sequence ATGCCGCCCGACTCAGACAAAGACCTCGTACTGGAAGTTAACGAGAGATTCTACAGGGCCCTGGGCTCAAGGGACCTCTCTCTCATGGACACGGTATTCGTCCACGACGAAAGGGCCGGGTGCACGCACCCCGGATGGGTGATGCTCAGGGGGTGGGAAGCCATTAGGCAGAGCTGGGAGAACGTCTTCGATCCGGAAGACACGCTCGACATAAAGCTCCACAACGTCACGGTCGACGTAAATGGGGACGCCGCGTGCGTCACGTGCGTACAGGAGCTAACGTATATAAACAGGACCCCCGTTATGATGAACGTCTCCGTATCGACGAACCTGTTCGAGAGGACGGAATCAGGCTGGCTCATGGTGATCCACCACGCCTCGCCCATACCCTTCGTCGCGGAAGAAAAGGAAAGAGGAAAAAACAACAACTTGCAGTAA